One genomic region from Cellulomonas fengjieae encodes:
- a CDS encoding RNA polymerase sigma factor translates to MDEDAISRVFRAEHGRAVAVLTRSFGDLDVAEEAVQEAFVAAVRRWPADGVPPSPAGWIITTARRKAIDRLRREASRDDRHAQAALLHQRDDDPPEGPVRDDRLRLLFTCCHPALSAEAQVALTLRLLGGLSTADIARAFLVPEATMAQRLVRAKGKIRDARIPYGVPSEADLPDRLHAVLAVVYLVFSTGSGDLTRDDLCAEAIRLGRVLVELMPDEPEVLGLLALMLLTDARREARVSATGGLVLLRDQDRSLWDAARLAEGRALVRRCLRRDHLGPYQLQAAMQAVHSEPAGTDWRQIVQLYDQLMSIAPSPVVALNRAVAVAELEGPAAGLALVDGLPLDRFHLFHAVRADLLRRLDQRAAAVAAYDEALALVTNDAERAFLTGARDALSPAG, encoded by the coding sequence GTGGACGAGGACGCGATCTCGCGGGTCTTCCGCGCGGAGCACGGCCGCGCGGTCGCGGTCCTCACCCGTTCGTTCGGTGACCTGGACGTCGCCGAGGAGGCCGTCCAGGAGGCGTTCGTCGCGGCCGTGCGGCGCTGGCCGGCCGACGGCGTCCCGCCCAGCCCGGCCGGCTGGATCATCACCACGGCCCGGCGCAAGGCCATCGACCGGCTCCGTCGGGAGGCGTCCCGTGACGACCGGCACGCGCAGGCGGCCCTGCTGCACCAGCGAGACGACGACCCGCCGGAGGGACCCGTGCGCGACGACCGGCTCCGGCTGCTGTTCACGTGCTGCCACCCGGCGTTGTCGGCCGAGGCGCAGGTCGCCCTCACGCTGCGGTTGCTGGGCGGCCTGAGCACGGCGGACATCGCCCGCGCGTTCCTCGTGCCGGAGGCGACGATGGCGCAGCGCCTGGTCCGGGCGAAGGGCAAGATCCGCGACGCCCGCATCCCGTACGGCGTCCCGTCGGAGGCCGACCTGCCCGACCGGCTGCACGCGGTGCTGGCCGTCGTCTACCTGGTGTTCAGCACGGGCTCGGGTGACCTGACGCGCGACGACCTGTGCGCCGAGGCGATCCGGCTCGGCCGGGTGCTGGTGGAGCTCATGCCCGACGAGCCCGAGGTCCTCGGCCTGCTGGCCCTCATGCTGCTCACCGATGCGCGGCGGGAGGCGCGCGTGTCCGCCACGGGCGGGCTGGTGCTGCTGCGTGACCAGGACCGCTCCCTCTGGGATGCCGCGCGGCTGGCGGAGGGTCGCGCGCTCGTGCGCCGGTGCCTGCGCCGCGACCACCTCGGCCCCTACCAGCTCCAGGCCGCGATGCAGGCCGTGCACAGCGAACCGGCCGGGACCGACTGGCGGCAGATCGTGCAGCTCTACGACCAGCTCATGTCGATCGCGCCGAGCCCGGTCGTCGCGCTCAACCGCGCGGTCGCGGTCGCGGAGCTGGAGGGGCCAGCGGCGGGGCTGGCGCTCGTGGACGGGCTGCCCCTGGACCGCTTCCACCTGTTCCACGCGGTCCGCGCGGACCTGCTGCGCCGTCTGGACCAGCGTGCGGCGGCCGTCGCCGCCTACGACGAGGCCCTGGCCCTGGTCACCAACGACGCGGAGCGGGCGTTCCTGACAGGGGCCCGCGACGCGCTCAGCCCAGCCGGCTGA
- a CDS encoding penicillin-binding transpeptidase domain-containing protein, producing MKFARERVAGWRRSVVCGIALAAVAGSLTACSPEPPGPESATAALAAALTSGDFSEVPFAGGEADVAAATAARTAAYEGLAPWEPAVKVVSTTVEGEEKDTAEVTLGYTWDVNASDADWTYETHARFARDEEDLWHATWSPSLLAPDLVDGEILTVQRLRAERANVLGAGGAVIVEPRTVHRLGIDKTQVAAPEQDAAARTLAGMLGIDPDTYAGSVTAAGEKAFVEAITIRDGDPAYDVRALAALPGVHDVVDTLPLAPSRRFARPILGSVGVATAEIIEKSDGAVVAGDLTGLSGLQRQYDAQLRGLPGLTVTASQPDGVAPRQLFSVDPTPGTPLTTTLDVRLQDAAESVLSTVTPASAVVAIRPSTGEVLAAASGTGGEGMSTATLGQFAPGSTFKVVSALALLRSGLTADSDTTCPATVSVDGRSFTNFPEYPTDKLGTVPLRTAFAYSCNTAFISARDTADQKALIAAAGSLGLDPKATLGFPGFLGDVPGDSDGTDHAASMIGQGRVLASPLGMATVAASVARGATVVPRLVLPAEETATPAPAPAVPLTAAEGATLHELMRGVVAEGGATFLQDVPGEEVAAKTGTAQFGPADNLQNHVWMVAIQGDLAVAVFVDVGEYGSTTAGPLLEQFLVAAQG from the coding sequence ATGAAGTTCGCACGTGAACGGGTGGCCGGCTGGCGACGCAGCGTGGTCTGCGGGATCGCTCTGGCGGCCGTGGCCGGGAGCCTGACGGCGTGCAGCCCTGAGCCGCCGGGACCCGAGAGCGCGACCGCAGCACTCGCCGCGGCCCTCACGTCGGGCGACTTCAGCGAGGTCCCGTTCGCCGGGGGCGAGGCGGATGTCGCCGCCGCGACCGCCGCCAGGACCGCGGCCTACGAGGGGCTGGCCCCGTGGGAGCCTGCGGTCAAGGTCGTGTCGACGACAGTGGAGGGCGAGGAGAAGGACACCGCCGAGGTGACCCTCGGCTACACCTGGGACGTCAACGCGAGCGACGCCGACTGGACCTACGAGACGCACGCGAGGTTCGCCCGGGACGAGGAGGACCTCTGGCACGCCACGTGGTCCCCGTCCCTGCTGGCTCCCGACCTGGTCGACGGTGAGATCCTCACCGTCCAGCGCCTCCGCGCGGAACGCGCCAACGTGCTCGGTGCCGGCGGTGCCGTGATCGTCGAGCCCCGCACGGTCCACCGGCTCGGCATCGACAAGACGCAGGTCGCCGCCCCGGAGCAGGACGCGGCGGCACGCACCCTCGCCGGGATGCTCGGGATCGACCCCGACACGTACGCCGGGTCGGTCACCGCGGCGGGCGAGAAGGCCTTCGTCGAGGCCATCACGATCCGGGACGGAGACCCGGCCTACGACGTCCGCGCGCTCGCCGCGCTGCCCGGCGTGCACGACGTGGTCGACACGCTGCCGCTCGCGCCGAGCCGCCGGTTCGCCCGGCCCATCCTCGGCTCGGTCGGCGTGGCCACGGCGGAGATCATCGAGAAGTCCGACGGCGCCGTCGTCGCCGGGGACCTCACCGGCCTGTCCGGCCTCCAGCGGCAGTACGACGCGCAGCTGCGAGGGCTGCCCGGCCTGACGGTCACGGCCTCGCAACCGGACGGAGTGGCCCCGCGGCAGCTGTTCTCGGTCGACCCCACCCCCGGGACGCCCCTGACCACCACGCTCGACGTCCGGCTGCAGGACGCCGCGGAGTCGGTGCTCTCCACGGTCACGCCCGCGAGCGCGGTGGTCGCCATCCGGCCCTCGACCGGTGAGGTGCTCGCCGCGGCCAGCGGCACCGGCGGCGAGGGCATGTCCACCGCGACCCTCGGGCAGTTCGCCCCCGGCTCGACGTTCAAGGTGGTCTCCGCACTCGCGCTGCTGCGCTCCGGGCTCACCGCGGACAGCGACACGACGTGCCCGGCGACCGTGTCCGTCGACGGCCGGTCGTTCACCAACTTCCCCGAGTACCCGACCGACAAGCTGGGCACGGTCCCGCTGCGGACCGCGTTCGCCTACTCGTGCAACACCGCCTTCATCTCGGCGCGGGACACCGCGGACCAGAAGGCGCTGATCGCGGCGGCCGGCTCGCTCGGGCTGGACCCGAAGGCGACCCTGGGCTTCCCCGGGTTCCTCGGCGACGTGCCGGGCGACTCGGACGGCACCGACCACGCGGCGTCGATGATCGGCCAGGGCCGCGTCCTGGCCTCTCCGCTCGGCATGGCGACGGTCGCCGCCTCGGTGGCGCGCGGGGCGACCGTGGTGCCGCGACTCGTGCTCCCGGCCGAGGAGACGGCCACCCCGGCGCCGGCTCCTGCGGTCCCGTTGACGGCGGCCGAGGGCGCGACGCTGCACGAGCTCATGCGCGGGGTCGTGGCCGAGGGCGGCGCGACGTTCCTCCAGGACGTCCCCGGCGAGGAGGTGGCGGCCAAGACCGGCACCGCCCAGTTCGGCCCGGCGGACAACCTGCAGAACCACGTGTGGATGGTCGCGATCCAGGGCGACCTGGCCGTCGCGGTGTTCGTCGACGTCGGCGAGTACGGGTCGACGACCGCCGGGCCTCTGCTGGAGCAGTTCCTGGTGGCGGCGCAGGGCTGA
- a CDS encoding FAD-binding oxidoreductase — MPHALISLVDGPVLTADDDGFADEVAPHNRAVTNAPDVAVGATSTQDVVAAVRWAAEQGVPLAVLATGHGATRPVTSGVLLTTRRLDAVSLDPQAGVATIGAGARWTDVIPVADEHGLTPVPGSSTNVGVVGYLLGGGLGPFARSHGFSSDRIESLTVVTGTGEVVEASADEHPDLFWALRGGKVGLGVVTQVRLRLTSIPELYAGSLFFDAEDVEAVLRGWLAWTSTADAVTTTSAAILAFPDIDPIPPFLRGRTVLNLRVARPGDESAGAAATAPLRALAPAFLDTVGVLPVARSAEIHNDPVNPGPSWVRGIMLGHGDDDLARTWLGLVGPGTGSPFVAAELRHVAGAAGDEAPGSSAVAGRSAAFVASLVAAGPQLGSAAPAAAEAVAQALAPWTAPELNPNFAGSAAAVWDPATAERLAGVRATYDPAGLFG, encoded by the coding sequence ATGCCACACGCCCTGATCTCCCTGGTGGACGGACCCGTCCTGACCGCCGACGACGACGGGTTCGCCGACGAGGTCGCCCCCCACAACCGCGCGGTGACCAACGCGCCCGACGTCGCGGTCGGCGCCACCAGCACGCAGGACGTGGTCGCGGCCGTGCGCTGGGCCGCCGAGCAGGGCGTGCCGCTGGCGGTCCTCGCCACCGGTCACGGGGCGACCCGTCCGGTCACGTCCGGCGTCCTGCTCACCACCCGCCGGCTCGATGCCGTGAGCCTCGACCCGCAGGCGGGGGTGGCCACGATCGGCGCGGGTGCGCGGTGGACCGACGTCATCCCGGTCGCCGACGAGCACGGCCTGACGCCGGTGCCCGGCTCGTCGACGAACGTGGGCGTCGTCGGTTACCTGCTCGGCGGGGGCCTCGGCCCGTTCGCCCGGAGCCACGGCTTCAGCTCGGACCGTATCGAGTCGCTCACCGTGGTGACCGGGACGGGTGAGGTGGTCGAGGCGTCCGCAGACGAGCACCCCGACCTCTTCTGGGCGCTTCGCGGCGGCAAGGTCGGGCTGGGCGTGGTGACGCAGGTGCGCCTGCGGCTCACGTCGATCCCCGAGCTGTACGCGGGGTCGCTGTTCTTCGACGCCGAGGACGTCGAGGCGGTGCTGCGGGGCTGGCTGGCGTGGACCTCGACCGCCGACGCCGTGACCACCACCAGCGCGGCGATCCTCGCGTTCCCGGACATCGACCCGATCCCGCCGTTCCTGCGCGGCCGGACGGTGCTGAACCTGCGGGTGGCGCGGCCCGGCGACGAAAGCGCCGGGGCGGCGGCGACCGCTCCGCTGCGCGCGCTCGCGCCGGCCTTCCTCGACACGGTCGGGGTGCTGCCCGTGGCGCGGTCGGCGGAGATCCACAACGACCCGGTCAACCCGGGGCCCAGCTGGGTGCGCGGGATCATGCTCGGCCACGGCGACGACGACCTCGCGCGCACCTGGCTGGGGCTGGTCGGCCCGGGGACCGGGAGCCCGTTCGTCGCGGCCGAGCTGCGGCACGTCGCGGGCGCCGCGGGGGACGAGGCCCCGGGCAGCTCGGCCGTCGCCGGGCGCTCGGCGGCGTTCGTGGCGTCGCTCGTCGCCGCCGGGCCGCAGCTCGGCTCGGCGGCACCGGCCGCGGCCGAGGCGGTCGCGCAGGCACTCGCGCCGTGGACGGCGCCCGAGCTCAACCCGAACTTCGCCGGCAGCGCTGCGGCGGTCTGGGACCCGGCGACCGCGGAGCGGCTGGCCGGGGTGCGCGCCACGTACGACCCGGCAGGGCTGTTCGGATGA
- a CDS encoding GNAT family N-acetyltransferase, with protein sequence MLAPFTLSGRHVRLEPLSLDHVDGLAAAAAQERGSYAFTWVPDGRDETRAYVEGALEHAAGGRAVPFAVRRLSDDAIVGSTRFLDLEVFQDPAPWPPGIGVGGAPSDGNPPSVAEIGSTWYAASAQRTAVNTEAKLLLLTHAFETWGSLRVTLKTDARNAASRAAIERIGGRFEGVRRVHTVATDGGLRDTAYFSIVAAEWLAVRTGLLSRLG encoded by the coding sequence ATGCTCGCGCCCTTCACGCTCAGCGGCCGCCACGTCCGGCTCGAGCCGCTGTCCCTGGACCACGTCGACGGGCTCGCGGCGGCCGCCGCGCAGGAGCGCGGGAGCTACGCGTTCACCTGGGTGCCGGACGGTCGGGACGAGACGCGCGCGTACGTCGAGGGCGCGCTCGAGCACGCCGCCGGCGGTCGCGCGGTGCCGTTCGCGGTGCGCCGGCTCTCCGACGACGCGATCGTCGGGAGCACGCGGTTCCTCGATCTCGAGGTGTTCCAGGACCCTGCGCCGTGGCCGCCCGGCATCGGCGTCGGCGGGGCACCGAGCGACGGGAACCCACCGTCCGTCGCCGAGATCGGCAGCACCTGGTACGCCGCCTCGGCGCAGCGGACCGCGGTCAACACCGAGGCCAAGCTGCTGCTGCTGACGCACGCGTTCGAGACGTGGGGTTCGCTGCGCGTGACCCTGAAGACCGACGCGCGCAACGCGGCCTCGCGGGCGGCGATCGAGCGGATCGGCGGCCGGTTCGAGGGGGTCCGCCGCGTGCACACCGTCGCCACCGACGGCGGCCTGCGCGACACCGCGTACTTCTCGATCGTCGCCGCGGAGTGGCTGGCGGTGCGCACGGGACTGCTCAGCCGGCTGGGCTGA
- a CDS encoding sugar O-acetyltransferase — translation MDKRTQYERMVAGDWYEADAEISALTSAAQARAERFAQAVRDGDDDAVDRLRELLGSLGEGSWIRPPLFVDLGVHLHLGARSFVNFGLVALDVAAIHIGDDTKIGPNVQLLTPVHPVDPEPRRNKLEAAKPITIGNNVWLGGGVIVCPGVTIGDNTVVGAGAVVTKDLPANVVAVGNPARVIKEI, via the coding sequence GTGGACAAGCGCACGCAGTACGAACGCATGGTCGCCGGCGACTGGTACGAGGCCGACGCCGAGATCAGCGCACTGACCAGCGCCGCGCAGGCCCGTGCCGAGCGCTTCGCGCAGGCCGTCAGGGACGGCGACGACGACGCCGTCGACCGGCTGCGTGAGCTGCTCGGCTCGCTGGGCGAGGGCTCGTGGATCCGCCCGCCGCTGTTCGTCGACCTGGGCGTGCACCTGCACCTGGGTGCGCGGTCCTTCGTCAACTTCGGTCTGGTGGCGCTCGACGTGGCCGCCATCCACATCGGCGACGACACGAAGATCGGCCCGAACGTCCAGCTGCTGACCCCGGTCCACCCCGTCGACCCCGAGCCGCGGCGGAACAAGCTGGAGGCGGCCAAGCCGATCACGATCGGCAACAACGTCTGGCTCGGCGGGGGCGTCATCGTGTGCCCGGGCGTGACCATCGGCGACAACACGGTGGTCGGCGCCGGGGCGGTCGTCACCAAGGACCTGCCCGCGAACGTCGTGGCCGTCGGCAACCCGGCCCGCGTGATCAAGGAGATCTGA
- a CDS encoding YciI family protein, with amino-acid sequence MSHYLLSVMEPAGPAPAPEVLEPIFQAVGEVDRSMREAGIWVYAGGLHDPSTATVLRAKDGEVLTTDGPFVEAREHLGGFSIIDVDDLDAALDWGGRLALAAGLPIEVRPFRY; translated from the coding sequence ATGAGCCACTACCTGCTGAGCGTGATGGAACCCGCCGGGCCGGCGCCTGCCCCCGAGGTCCTCGAACCGATCTTCCAGGCCGTCGGCGAGGTCGACCGGTCCATGCGGGAGGCCGGTATCTGGGTCTACGCGGGGGGTCTGCACGACCCGAGCACCGCCACGGTCCTGCGCGCCAAGGACGGCGAGGTGCTCACCACCGACGGCCCGTTCGTCGAGGCGCGCGAGCACCTGGGCGGCTTCTCCATCATCGACGTCGACGACCTCGACGCCGCGCTCGACTGGGGTGGCCGGCTCGCGCTCGCCGCCGGGCTGCCCATCGAGGTCCGGCCCTTCCGCTACTAG
- a CDS encoding aldo/keto reductase: MTTVPNITLNNGVEIPQLGFGVFQIDPEETKDAVLQAFEVGYRHIDTAQMYRNEKGVGEAFAASGLSRDEVFITSKLNNDSHDPEVAAAAFDLTLDTLGLEYVDLFLIHWPLPTVSNYVETWKAMEDFYRSGRAKSIGVSNFQPTHLRRLHAESTITPAVNQIEVHPYLTQDAVRAFDAEHGIATEAWSPIAQGKVLDDPTIVRIAESLGKTPAQVTLRWHIQRGDIVFPKSVTRSRIEENFAIFDFELSDVDIADITGLNRDERTGPDPDTFDYVPS; this comes from the coding sequence ATGACGACAGTTCCGAACATCACCCTGAACAACGGCGTCGAGATCCCCCAGCTGGGCTTCGGCGTCTTCCAGATCGACCCCGAGGAGACCAAGGACGCCGTCCTGCAGGCGTTCGAGGTGGGCTATCGCCACATCGACACGGCGCAGATGTACCGCAACGAGAAGGGCGTCGGTGAGGCGTTCGCGGCATCGGGCCTGTCCCGCGACGAGGTCTTCATCACCAGCAAGCTGAACAACGACTCGCACGACCCGGAGGTCGCGGCGGCCGCGTTCGACCTGACGCTGGACACGCTCGGCCTGGAGTACGTCGACCTGTTCCTCATCCACTGGCCCCTGCCGACCGTGAGCAACTACGTCGAGACCTGGAAGGCCATGGAGGACTTCTACCGGTCGGGTCGCGCCAAGTCGATCGGCGTCTCCAACTTCCAGCCGACGCACCTGCGACGGCTGCACGCGGAGAGCACGATCACGCCTGCCGTGAACCAGATCGAGGTGCACCCGTACCTGACGCAGGACGCGGTCCGCGCGTTCGACGCCGAGCACGGCATCGCCACCGAGGCGTGGAGCCCGATCGCGCAGGGCAAGGTGCTCGACGACCCGACGATCGTGCGGATCGCCGAGTCGCTCGGCAAGACCCCCGCCCAGGTCACCCTGCGCTGGCACATCCAGCGCGGCGACATCGTCTTCCCCAAGTCGGTGACGCGCAGCCGCATCGAGGAGAACTTCGCGATCTTCGACTTCGAGCTGTCGGACGTCGACATCGCCGACATCACCGGGCTGAACCGCGACGAGCGCACCGGCCCGGACCCGGACACGTTCGACTACGTTCCCAGCTAG
- a CDS encoding MFS transporter produces the protein MSEPHEVPAVDRPGWRRQTTLFLTGQTISLFGSMLVQYAVMWHLTLETKSGGIMALYAVFGFLPQAVISIFGGVWADRLDRKKLIIGADATIAVVTLALAMFMAAGATDLWLIFVAIAIRSAGAGIQMPAVAALLPQIVPTDKLMRVNGIHGTIQSAMMLVAPAAAAAVYANMSIVAVFYIDVVTAVIGIGLLLAVTVPRLVRSSDGRLGYFDDLVGGLRYVASHAFVRWVLVLYAVVFVLIVAPSFLTPLMIVRTFGEEVWKLTANELAFSIGMVLGGAAVAAWAGTWNRVRMILVSTVVFGGLSIGLGLSTNIWVFFGFMFLLGLSVPAFSTPSYTVLQETVEPEMQGRVFGFVGIVMALSMPFGMAVFGPLADRFSVESLLLWAGVALLLVVALASAVPGGRRAMKAADEHATV, from the coding sequence ATGAGCGAGCCGCACGAGGTCCCGGCCGTGGACCGACCGGGATGGCGCCGCCAGACCACCCTCTTCCTGACCGGGCAGACGATCTCGCTGTTCGGCTCGATGCTCGTGCAGTACGCCGTGATGTGGCACCTGACCCTGGAGACCAAGTCCGGCGGGATCATGGCGCTGTACGCGGTGTTCGGCTTCCTGCCGCAGGCCGTGATCTCGATCTTCGGCGGAGTATGGGCGGACCGGCTCGACCGCAAGAAGCTGATCATCGGCGCGGACGCGACCATCGCCGTCGTCACGCTGGCGCTGGCGATGTTCATGGCGGCGGGCGCCACCGACCTGTGGCTGATCTTCGTCGCGATCGCCATCCGCTCGGCCGGCGCGGGCATCCAGATGCCCGCGGTCGCGGCGCTGCTGCCGCAGATCGTGCCCACGGACAAGCTCATGCGCGTCAACGGCATCCACGGCACGATCCAGTCGGCCATGATGCTGGTCGCCCCGGCCGCGGCGGCGGCCGTCTACGCGAACATGTCGATCGTCGCCGTGTTCTACATCGACGTCGTGACCGCCGTCATCGGCATCGGCCTGCTGCTGGCGGTGACGGTGCCGCGGCTCGTGCGCTCCTCGGACGGGCGGCTCGGCTACTTCGACGACCTGGTCGGCGGGCTCAGGTACGTCGCGTCCCACGCGTTCGTCCGCTGGGTGCTCGTCCTGTACGCCGTGGTGTTCGTGCTCATCGTCGCGCCGTCGTTCCTCACGCCGCTGATGATCGTGCGGACGTTCGGCGAGGAGGTGTGGAAGCTGACCGCCAACGAGCTCGCCTTCAGCATCGGCATGGTGCTCGGTGGTGCGGCGGTCGCCGCGTGGGCGGGGACCTGGAACCGGGTGCGGATGATCCTGGTGTCCACGGTGGTGTTCGGTGGCCTCTCCATCGGTCTGGGGCTGTCCACCAACATCTGGGTGTTCTTCGGCTTCATGTTCCTGCTCGGGCTGTCCGTCCCGGCCTTCTCCACGCCCTCGTACACGGTGCTCCAGGAGACCGTCGAGCCGGAGATGCAGGGCCGCGTGTTCGGCTTCGTCGGCATCGTCATGGCGCTGTCCATGCCGTTCGGCATGGCGGTGTTCGGGCCGCTCGCGGACCGGTTCAGCGTCGAGTCGCTGCTCCTCTGGGCCGGGGTCGCGCTGCTGCTGGTGGTCGCGCTCGCGTCGGCGGTGCCCGGTGGGCGCCGGGCGATGAAGGCCGCCGACGAGCACGCCACGGTGTGA
- a CDS encoding YciI family protein, translated as MKVLVMIKGDGADEDKITPTDEMFAEMNAYNEQLVNAGIMLAGEGLQPSRAGAKVVWETTGEVSVVDGPFAEAKEIIAGYWIWQVSSLDEAVEWAKRCPSTEGLRSVLEIRPYFEMEDFAAMVSPETLEREQALLDRLKERHG; from the coding sequence ATGAAGGTCCTGGTCATGATCAAGGGCGACGGCGCCGACGAGGACAAGATCACCCCCACGGACGAGATGTTCGCCGAGATGAACGCCTACAACGAGCAGCTGGTGAACGCCGGGATCATGCTCGCCGGCGAAGGGCTGCAGCCGAGCAGGGCCGGCGCCAAGGTGGTGTGGGAGACCACCGGTGAGGTCTCGGTGGTGGACGGCCCCTTCGCGGAGGCCAAGGAGATCATCGCCGGCTACTGGATCTGGCAGGTCAGCTCGCTCGACGAGGCCGTCGAGTGGGCCAAGCGCTGCCCGTCCACCGAGGGGTTGCGCTCGGTGCTCGAGATCCGTCCGTACTTCGAGATGGAGGACTTTGCCGCGATGGTCTCGCCCGAGACCCTCGAGCGGGAGCAGGCGCTGCTCGACCGGCTCAAGGAGCGGCACGGTTGA
- a CDS encoding DoxX family protein translates to MNAARTARALVTVLRGDVVAAPPTRRSGVLRTVGRLWLGATLALAGTSHLTVAREEFQAQVPTWFPADPDAVVVVSGVMEIALGAALLAAPGRRRAAVGWVVAGFFVAIFPGNISQLVTRTDAFGLESDTARAVRLLGQPLLVLWALWSTGAWRSLRSALAADPVVALER, encoded by the coding sequence ATGAACGCCGCGCGGACCGCTCGCGCACTCGTCACGGTGCTCCGGGGCGACGTCGTCGCGGCACCGCCCACCCGGCGCAGCGGTGTGCTGCGGACCGTCGGGCGCCTCTGGCTCGGCGCCACCCTCGCGCTCGCGGGGACCTCTCACCTGACGGTCGCGCGCGAGGAGTTCCAGGCACAGGTGCCGACGTGGTTCCCGGCCGACCCGGACGCCGTCGTGGTCGTGTCCGGCGTCATGGAGATCGCGCTGGGTGCCGCGCTGCTCGCTGCGCCCGGTCGGCGGCGGGCGGCCGTCGGGTGGGTCGTCGCCGGCTTCTTCGTGGCGATCTTCCCCGGCAACATCTCGCAGCTGGTCACGCGGACCGACGCCTTCGGGCTCGAGTCGGACACGGCGCGGGCCGTCCGCCTGCTCGGGCAGCCGCTGCTGGTGCTCTGGGCCCTGTGGTCCACCGGCGCCTGGCGCTCGCTCCGTTCCGCGCTGGCGGCGGACCCCGTCGTCGCCCTCGAGCGATGA
- a CDS encoding RNA polymerase sigma factor, which yields MPRWSRPRPSSGSRRCSTGSRSGTVDARRTVEVVFRIESPRLVASLTRLVRDVALAEELAQDAFVAALEQWPVSGVPDVPGAWLMVTARHRAIDLVRREQNRGAKYALLASGSADEAGADSIVDEPIGDDLLSLVFLTCHPVLPRESRIALTLRLFGGLTTEEIARAYLVPSPTVGQRISRAKRTLAEAKVPFEVPQADALPERLGSVLEVIYLVFTEGHAATSGPTWVRRDLADEAMRLGRVLAGLLPREPEVHGLVALMELQASRFDARGDGVLLQDQDRRRWDSTLIEHGLRALDRATTLGKPLGPYTLQAAIAARHSRAPTFADTDWEAIVALYDALAQLTRSPVVEVNRAVAILHADGPQAALAAIDAVRHDPRLARYHLLGAVRADVLARLGRGDEAADELESAAALAPTQRERNLLMARAAALTETRVHDVGGY from the coding sequence TTGCCGCGATGGTCTCGCCCGAGACCCTCGAGCGGGAGCAGGCGCTGCTCGACCGGCTCAAGGAGCGGCACGGTTGACGCGCGGCGCACCGTCGAGGTCGTCTTCCGGATCGAGTCGCCGCGGCTCGTCGCGTCGCTGACCCGCCTGGTTCGGGACGTCGCCCTGGCCGAGGAGCTGGCGCAGGACGCGTTCGTCGCGGCGCTCGAGCAGTGGCCGGTCAGCGGCGTCCCGGACGTCCCGGGCGCGTGGCTCATGGTCACCGCACGGCACCGCGCGATCGACCTGGTCCGGCGCGAGCAGAACCGCGGCGCCAAGTACGCCCTGCTCGCGTCCGGGTCGGCCGACGAGGCGGGGGCGGACAGCATCGTCGACGAGCCCATCGGCGACGACCTCCTGTCGCTGGTCTTCCTCACCTGCCACCCGGTGCTGCCGCGCGAGTCGCGGATCGCGCTCACGCTGCGGCTCTTCGGCGGGCTCACCACCGAGGAGATCGCCCGCGCTTACCTGGTCCCGTCGCCGACCGTCGGGCAGCGGATCTCGCGGGCGAAGCGCACGCTGGCCGAGGCGAAGGTGCCGTTCGAGGTGCCGCAGGCGGACGCGCTGCCGGAACGCCTGGGGTCCGTGCTCGAGGTCATCTACCTCGTGTTCACCGAGGGGCACGCCGCGACCTCGGGTCCGACGTGGGTGCGCCGCGACCTCGCCGACGAGGCGATGCGGCTGGGCCGCGTGCTGGCGGGGCTCCTGCCGCGCGAGCCGGAGGTGCACGGGCTCGTCGCGCTCATGGAGCTGCAGGCGTCGCGCTTCGACGCCCGCGGCGACGGCGTGCTGCTGCAGGACCAGGACCGCAGGCGCTGGGACAGCACGCTGATCGAGCACGGTCTCCGGGCGCTGGACCGCGCGACGACGCTGGGCAAGCCGCTGGGTCCGTACACGCTGCAGGCGGCCATCGCGGCGCGCCACAGCCGGGCACCGACGTTCGCCGACACGGACTGGGAGGCGATCGTGGCGCTCTACGACGCGCTCGCGCAGCTGACCCGGTCACCCGTGGTCGAGGTGAACCGGGCGGTCGCGATCCTGCACGCCGACGGGCCGCAGGCCGCGCTCGCGGCGATCGACGCCGTCCGGCACGACCCGCGGCTGGCGCGCTACCACCTGCTCGGCGCGGTGCGGGCGGACGTGCTGGCCAGGCTCGGTCGGGGCGACGAGGCGGCCGACGAGCTGGAGAGCGCCGCGGCTCTCGCGCCGACGCAGCGCGAGCGGAACCTGCTGATGGCCAGGGCGGCGGCCCTCACCGAAACTCGCGTGCACGATGTCGGAGGGTACTGA